The Streptomyces sp. NBC_01268 genome window below encodes:
- a CDS encoding ferrochelatase, which translates to MSDELDPAPYDALLLLSFGGPEGPDDVVPFLENVTRGRGIPKERLKEVGQHYFLFGGVSPINKQNRALLDALREDFGQAGLDLPVYWGNRNWAPYLTDTLREMITDGRRHIAVLATSAYASYSGCRQYRENLADSLAELEAEGLPLPRVDKLRHYFNHPGFVRPMVEGVLASLDELDPSVRAGAHLAFTTHSIPDSAADSSGPVTDHGDGGAYVKQHLDVARLVVDAVREETGVEHPWQLVYQSRSGAPHIPWLEPDICEHLETLHGAGAPAAVMVPIGFVSDHMEVLYDLDTEATAKAAELGLPVRRSATVGADPRFAAAVRELVLERAAAERGQRAERCALGALGPSHDLCPIGCCPARAERPAAAGADSPYA; encoded by the coding sequence ATGTCCGACGAGCTCGATCCCGCCCCGTACGACGCCCTGCTGCTGCTCTCCTTCGGTGGCCCGGAGGGCCCGGACGACGTGGTCCCGTTCCTGGAGAACGTGACCCGCGGCCGCGGCATCCCCAAGGAACGGCTGAAGGAAGTGGGGCAGCACTACTTCCTCTTCGGTGGCGTCAGCCCCATCAACAAGCAGAACCGCGCCCTGCTCGACGCCCTGCGCGAGGACTTCGGCCAGGCCGGCCTCGACCTGCCGGTCTACTGGGGCAACCGGAACTGGGCGCCGTACCTCACCGACACCCTGCGCGAGATGATCACCGACGGCCGGCGCCACATCGCCGTCCTCGCCACCAGCGCGTACGCCTCGTACTCCGGCTGCCGCCAGTACCGCGAGAACCTGGCCGACTCCCTCGCCGAGCTGGAGGCGGAGGGCCTCCCGCTACCCCGGGTGGACAAGCTGCGGCACTACTTCAACCACCCCGGCTTCGTCCGCCCCATGGTCGAGGGCGTGCTCGCCTCGCTCGACGAGCTCGACCCGTCCGTGCGGGCCGGCGCGCACCTCGCCTTCACCACCCACTCCATCCCCGACTCCGCCGCCGACAGCTCGGGCCCCGTCACCGACCACGGCGACGGCGGCGCCTACGTGAAGCAGCACCTGGACGTGGCCCGGCTGGTCGTCGACGCCGTCCGCGAAGAGACCGGCGTCGAGCACCCCTGGCAACTCGTGTACCAGTCGCGCAGCGGCGCCCCGCACATCCCCTGGCTGGAACCGGACATCTGCGAGCACCTGGAGACGCTGCACGGGGCCGGGGCGCCCGCGGCCGTCATGGTGCCCATCGGCTTCGTCTCCGACCACATGGAGGTCCTCTACGACCTCGACACGGAGGCCACCGCCAAGGCCGCCGAGCTGGGCCTCCCGGTCCGGCGCTCGGCGACCGTCGGCGCCGACCCGCGGTTCGCGGCGGCCGTGCGCGAGCTCGTCCTGGAGCGCGCGGCGGCAGAGCGCGGTCAGCGCGCCGAGCGCTGCGCCCTGGGCGCGCTCGGCCCGTCGCACGACCTCTGCCCGATCGGCTGCTGCCCCGCGCGCGCTGAGCGCCCCGCGGCGGCCGGCGCCGACAGCCCGTACGCCTGA
- a CDS encoding sensor histidine kinase KdpD — translation MGRGKLRIYLGAAPGVGKTYAMLSEGHRRVERGTDCVVAFVEHHDRPRTEVMLHGLEQVPRQEIEYRGATFPEMDIDAVLTRGPAVALVDELAHTNVPGSRNPKRWQDVEELLAAGIDVVSTVNIQHLESLGDVVESITGVRQRETVPDEVVRRADQIELVDMSPQALRRRMAHGNVYKPDKVDAALSNYFRPGNLTALRELALLWTADRVDEYLRQYRGEHDIQSTWQARERIVVGLTGGPEGRTLIRRATRLAEKGAGGEVLAVYISRSDGLTSASPKELAVQRTLVEDLGGTFHHVIGDDIPSALLSFARGVNATQIVLGSSRRRSWQYVLGPGVGQTVARDSGPDLDVHIVTHESAAQGRGLPVARGARLGRARIVWGWIVGVGGPLLLALLLTHVDADLGLANDMLLFLALTVAAALLGGLFPALASAALGSLLLNWFFTPPLHRLTIADPKNIVAIAVFFGVGVSVASVVDLAARRTHQAARLRAESEVLSYLAGSVLRGETSLEALLERVRETFSMESVALLERTGDLEPWTCAATVGARPVARPEDADVDMPVGDHLALALTGRVLPAEDRRVLGAFAAQAAVVLDRQRLVDQAEEARKLAEGNKIRTSLLAAVSHDLRTPLAGIKASVSSLRSDDVEWSEEDQALLLEGIEEGADRLDHLVGNLLDMSRLQTGTVTPLIRSTDLDEVVPMALGGVPDGSVELDIPETLPMVAVDRGLLERAVANIVENAVKYSPDGVPVAVGASVLGQRLELRVTDRGPGVPEEAKDGIFEPFQRFGDAPRGAGVGLGLAVARGFVEAMGGTLTAEDTPGGGLTMVLTLRTAGPPPPDTTAPAMTAHIMT, via the coding sequence ATGGGACGCGGCAAGCTACGGATCTACCTGGGGGCGGCGCCGGGCGTCGGGAAGACGTACGCGATGCTCTCCGAGGGGCATCGGCGCGTGGAGCGCGGCACGGACTGCGTCGTCGCGTTCGTGGAGCACCACGACCGGCCGCGCACCGAGGTGATGCTCCACGGGCTGGAGCAGGTGCCGCGCCAGGAGATCGAGTACCGGGGCGCCACGTTCCCGGAGATGGACATAGACGCCGTCCTCACCCGCGGGCCCGCCGTCGCCCTGGTGGACGAGCTCGCCCACACCAACGTGCCCGGCTCCCGCAATCCCAAGCGGTGGCAGGACGTGGAGGAGCTGCTGGCGGCGGGCATCGACGTCGTGTCCACCGTCAACATCCAGCACCTGGAGTCGCTCGGCGACGTGGTCGAGTCGATCACGGGGGTGCGGCAGCGGGAGACGGTGCCGGACGAGGTGGTGCGGCGCGCCGACCAGATAGAGCTGGTGGACATGTCGCCGCAGGCCCTGCGGCGACGCATGGCGCACGGCAACGTCTACAAGCCCGACAAGGTCGACGCGGCCCTGTCGAACTACTTCCGGCCGGGCAACCTCACCGCGCTGCGCGAGCTGGCGCTGCTGTGGACCGCCGACCGCGTCGACGAGTACCTGCGCCAGTACCGCGGCGAGCACGACATCCAGTCCACCTGGCAGGCCCGCGAACGGATCGTCGTCGGCCTCACCGGCGGGCCCGAGGGGCGCACCCTCATCCGGCGGGCCACACGGCTCGCGGAGAAGGGCGCCGGCGGCGAGGTCCTCGCCGTGTACATCTCGCGCAGCGACGGCCTGACCTCCGCCTCACCGAAGGAGCTCGCGGTCCAGCGCACCCTCGTCGAGGACCTGGGCGGCACGTTCCACCACGTCATAGGCGACGACATCCCCTCGGCGCTGCTGTCGTTCGCGCGGGGTGTCAACGCCACCCAGATCGTGCTCGGCTCCAGCCGCCGCCGCTCCTGGCAGTACGTCCTGGGCCCCGGCGTCGGCCAGACCGTCGCCCGGGACTCCGGCCCCGACCTCGACGTCCACATCGTCACCCACGAGAGCGCTGCCCAGGGCCGCGGCCTGCCCGTCGCCCGCGGTGCCCGGCTCGGCCGTGCCCGGATCGTCTGGGGCTGGATCGTCGGGGTCGGCGGCCCCCTGCTCCTCGCCCTCCTGCTCACCCATGTCGACGCGGACCTCGGCCTCGCCAACGACATGCTGCTCTTCCTGGCCCTGACCGTCGCCGCCGCCCTGCTCGGCGGCCTCTTTCCCGCCCTCGCCTCCGCGGCCCTGGGGTCCCTGCTCCTCAACTGGTTCTTCACCCCGCCGCTGCACCGGCTGACCATCGCCGACCCGAAGAACATCGTGGCCATCGCCGTCTTCTTCGGCGTCGGCGTGTCCGTCGCCTCCGTGGTCGACCTGGCAGCCCGCCGCACCCATCAGGCGGCCCGGCTGCGCGCCGAGTCCGAGGTCCTCTCGTACCTGGCCGGCAGCGTCCTGCGCGGCGAGACCAGCCTGGAGGCGCTGCTCGAACGGGTCCGCGAGACCTTCTCCATGGAGTCCGTCGCCCTCCTGGAGCGCACCGGCGACCTCGAACCGTGGACCTGCGCGGCCACGGTCGGCGCGCGACCGGTGGCCCGGCCCGAGGACGCGGACGTCGACATGCCGGTCGGCGACCACCTGGCGCTCGCCCTGACCGGACGGGTGCTGCCCGCCGAGGACCGACGGGTGCTCGGCGCCTTCGCCGCCCAGGCCGCCGTCGTCCTCGACCGCCAGCGCCTCGTCGACCAGGCGGAGGAGGCCCGCAAGCTGGCCGAGGGCAACAAGATCCGCACCTCGCTGCTCGCCGCCGTCAGCCACGACCTGCGCACCCCGCTCGCGGGCATCAAGGCCTCGGTGTCCTCGCTGCGCTCCGACGACGTCGAGTGGTCCGAGGAGGACCAGGCCCTGCTCCTGGAGGGCATCGAGGAAGGCGCCGACCGCCTCGACCACCTGGTCGGCAACCTCCTGGACATGTCCCGGCTCCAGACCGGCACGGTCACCCCGCTCATCCGCTCCACCGACCTCGACGAGGTCGTGCCGATGGCCCTCGGCGGCGTCCCCGACGGCAGCGTCGAGCTCGACATCCCCGAGACCCTCCCGATGGTCGCCGTCGACCGGGGCCTCCTGGAGCGGGCCGTGGCCAACATCGTCGAGAACGCGGTCAAGTACAGCCCCGACGGCGTCCCGGTCGCCGTCGGAGCCAGCGTCCTCGGCCAGCGCCTCGAACTGCGCGTGACGGACCGGGGCCCCGGCGTCCCGGAGGAGGCCAAGGACGGCATATTCGAGCCCTTCCAGCGCTTCGGCGACGCCCCGCGCGGCGCCGGCGTGGGCCTCGGCCTCGCGGTCGCCCGCGGCTTCGTCGAGGCCATGGGCGGCACCCTCACCGCCGAGGACACCCCGGGCGGCGGGCTGACGATGGTCCTCACCCTGAGGACCGCGGGGCCCCCGCCCCCGGACACCACCGCCCCCGCGATGACGGCGCACATCATGACCTGA
- a CDS encoding response regulator transcription factor produces MRVLVVEDEQLLADAVATGLRREAMAVDVVYDGAAALERVGVNDYDVVVLDRDLPLVHGDDVCRKIVELGMPTRVLMLTAAGDVSDRVEGLELGADDYLPKPFAFTELTARVRALGRRTTVPLPPVLERAGIKLDPNRREVFRDGKEVQLAPKEFAVLEVLMRSEGAVVSAEQLLEKAWDENTDPFTNVVRVTVMTLRRKLGEPPVIVTVPGSGYRI; encoded by the coding sequence GTGCGTGTACTCGTCGTCGAGGACGAGCAGCTGCTCGCCGATGCGGTGGCCACCGGACTGCGCCGGGAGGCCATGGCCGTCGACGTCGTGTACGACGGCGCCGCGGCCCTGGAGCGGGTCGGCGTCAACGACTACGACGTCGTCGTGCTCGACCGGGACCTCCCGCTCGTCCACGGTGACGACGTCTGCCGGAAGATCGTCGAGCTCGGCATGCCCACCCGCGTCCTGATGCTCACCGCCGCCGGCGACGTCAGCGACCGCGTGGAGGGCCTGGAGCTGGGCGCCGACGACTACCTCCCGAAGCCCTTCGCCTTCACCGAGCTCACCGCTCGCGTGCGGGCCCTGGGCCGCCGCACCACCGTGCCGCTGCCGCCCGTCCTGGAGCGGGCCGGCATCAAGCTGGACCCCAACCGCCGCGAGGTCTTCCGTGACGGCAAGGAGGTCCAGCTGGCGCCCAAGGAGTTCGCCGTCCTGGAGGTCCTGATGCGGAGCGAGGGAGCCGTCGTCTCGGCCGAGCAGCTCCTGGAGAAGGCCTGGGACGAGAACACCGACCCGTTCACCAACGTGGTCCGGGTCACCGTCATGACCCTGCGCCGGAAGCTGGGCGAGCCGCCCGTCATCGTCACGGTCCCCGGCTCCGGCTACCGGATCTGA
- the dut gene encoding dUTP diphosphatase, which yields MRNPVDVLIRRVDPEVPIPAYGHPGDAGADLVTTEAAVLAPGERAVLPTGVSIALPDGYAAFVHPRSGLAARCGVALVNAPGTVDAGYRGEIKVIVVNLDPRESVRFERFDRIAQLVVQQVEKVRFHEVAELPGSARAEGGFGSTGGHAAVDGTTGGNRYASVVSDREGQ from the coding sequence ATGCGCAATCCCGTCGACGTACTCATCCGCCGCGTGGACCCCGAGGTGCCGATCCCGGCCTACGGGCACCCCGGCGACGCCGGAGCCGATCTGGTGACCACCGAGGCCGCCGTGCTGGCCCCGGGCGAGCGGGCCGTGCTGCCCACCGGAGTCTCCATCGCGCTGCCCGACGGCTACGCCGCCTTCGTCCACCCCCGCTCCGGCCTCGCCGCACGCTGCGGCGTCGCGCTCGTGAATGCCCCGGGGACGGTCGATGCCGGGTACCGTGGAGAGATCAAAGTGATCGTGGTCAATCTGGACCCGCGCGAGAGCGTGCGGTTCGAGCGATTCGACCGGATTGCCCAACTGGTCGTCCAGCAGGTCGAGAAGGTGCGCTTCCACGAGGTGGCGGAGCTTCCCGGCTCGGCGCGGGCCGAGGGGGGCTTCGGGTCCACCGGCGGTCATGCCGCCGTGGACGGCACTACGGGTGGGAATCGATACGCTTCGGTCGTATCCGACCGGGAAGGACAGTGA
- a CDS encoding DUF3710 domain-containing protein, with amino-acid sequence MFGRRKKSGAAEDAAGEAEQVVDAVDGEDAAAPRRVNLPPAPRPDGPWDISEVTTPEEGRVDLGGIFVPGVEGMELRVEVAGDAIVAATVVLRDSAVQLQAFAAPKKEGIWGEVRDEIAGGITQQGGVIDEVEGPLGWELRAQVPVQLPDGNRGVQLVRFVGVDGPRWFLRGVISGQGAVQPEAAGLLEQIVRDTVVVRGEGPMAPRDPIVLKLPNDAQMVPDGVQQDDQAGSRFSGGMGQLQRGPEISEIR; translated from the coding sequence GTGTTCGGACGTCGCAAGAAGAGCGGTGCCGCTGAGGACGCAGCGGGCGAGGCCGAGCAGGTCGTCGACGCGGTGGACGGCGAGGACGCGGCCGCGCCGCGCCGGGTGAACCTTCCGCCGGCGCCCCGGCCCGACGGTCCCTGGGACATCTCCGAGGTCACCACGCCCGAAGAGGGCCGGGTCGACCTGGGCGGCATCTTCGTGCCCGGAGTCGAGGGTATGGAGCTGCGCGTGGAGGTGGCCGGCGACGCGATCGTCGCGGCCACCGTGGTCCTGCGCGACAGCGCCGTGCAGCTCCAGGCGTTCGCCGCTCCGAAGAAGGAAGGCATCTGGGGCGAGGTCCGCGACGAGATCGCCGGCGGCATCACCCAGCAGGGCGGTGTCATCGACGAGGTCGAGGGCCCGCTGGGCTGGGAGCTGCGCGCCCAGGTCCCCGTACAGCTTCCGGACGGCAACCGCGGCGTGCAGCTCGTGCGCTTCGTGGGCGTCGACGGACCGCGCTGGTTCCTGCGCGGCGTGATCTCCGGCCAGGGCGCGGTGCAGCCCGAGGCCGCCGGTCTGCTGGAGCAGATCGTCCGGGACACCGTGGTCGTCCGCGGCGAGGGCCCGATGGCCCCGCGCGACCCGATCGTCCTCAAGCTGCCGAACGACGCGCAGATGGTGCCGGACGGCGTGCAGCAGGACGACCAGGCCGGCTCCCGGTTCTCCGGCGGCATGGGCCAGCTGCAGCGCGGCCCGGAGATCTCCGAGATCCGCTGA
- a CDS encoding PaaI family thioesterase, whose translation MTGTSAALTPPADAIPPVRHPDAPAPGELLGAHYAQCFGCGGGQPHGLHLEARAGEGVTVTAEFTVTPDHQGAPGLAHGGVLATALDETLGSLNWLLRVIAVTGRLETDFARPVPVGTVLHLAAEVTAVRGRKIYSTAVGRIGGPEGPVAVRADALFIEVKVDHFIDNGRPEEIQAAMSDPDQVRRARAFEVNP comes from the coding sequence GTGACTGGAACATCTGCCGCTCTCACCCCGCCGGCCGACGCCATACCGCCGGTACGCCACCCGGACGCGCCCGCCCCCGGCGAGCTGCTCGGCGCGCACTACGCGCAGTGCTTCGGCTGCGGCGGCGGACAGCCCCACGGCCTGCACCTGGAGGCGCGCGCGGGCGAGGGCGTGACCGTCACGGCCGAGTTCACGGTGACCCCCGACCACCAGGGCGCCCCCGGTCTCGCGCACGGCGGCGTGCTCGCCACCGCGCTCGACGAGACCCTCGGCTCCCTGAACTGGCTGCTGCGGGTCATCGCGGTCACCGGCCGCCTGGAGACCGACTTCGCCCGGCCCGTTCCGGTCGGCACCGTGCTCCACCTGGCGGCCGAGGTCACCGCGGTGCGCGGCCGCAAGATCTACTCGACCGCCGTCGGCCGGATCGGCGGGCCCGAGGGGCCCGTCGCCGTCCGCGCCGACGCCCTCTTCATTGAGGTGAAGGTCGACCACTTCATCGACAACGGCCGCCCGGAGGAGATCCAGGCAGCCATGTCCGACCCCGACCAGGTCCGGCGCGCCCGCGCCTTCGAGGTGAACCCCTGA
- a CDS encoding sensor histidine kinase, producing MTQTPAPLNAPPKPTWDPRDPVRPLLRPTIRIRLTLLYGGMFLIAGILLLAIIYLFTAQALRDSTSQLPFKVVSGTVQPTTDWCELPEKSTGEQLNNAVTMCLRHQSDLALDDLLRRSLFALLGLSIIAFAFGFAMAGRVLSPLGRITRTARQVAGSDLSRRIELDGPDDELKELADTFDEMLERLERAFSAQQRFVANASHELRTPLAINRTLLEVQLSDPEAPVELQQLGKTLLATNERSEQLVEGLLLLARSDNQMIERKPVDLAEVASRAVDQVHAEAVAKGVEIRGERALAVVQGNGVLLERICLNLVQNGVRYNLPEDGWVDVTTETQNGQAVLVVTNTGPVVPGYEIDNIFEPFRRLRQERTGSDKGVGLGLSIARSVARAHGGRIIAEPREGGGLVMRVTLPI from the coding sequence ATGACCCAGACCCCGGCGCCCCTGAACGCGCCCCCGAAGCCGACCTGGGACCCCCGTGACCCGGTCCGCCCGCTGCTGCGTCCGACCATCCGGATAAGACTCACGCTGCTGTACGGCGGGATGTTCCTGATCGCGGGCATCCTGCTCCTGGCGATCATCTACCTCTTCACCGCGCAGGCCCTGCGGGACAGCACCTCCCAGCTGCCCTTCAAGGTCGTCAGCGGCACCGTCCAGCCGACCACCGACTGGTGCGAGCTCCCCGAGAAGTCCACCGGCGAGCAGCTCAACAACGCCGTCACGATGTGTCTGCGCCACCAGAGCGACCTCGCCCTGGACGACCTGCTGCGCCGCTCCCTCTTCGCGCTGCTGGGGCTGAGCATCATCGCCTTCGCGTTCGGTTTCGCGATGGCGGGCCGGGTGCTCTCCCCGCTGGGCCGGATCACCCGGACCGCCCGCCAGGTGGCCGGATCCGATCTCTCCCGCCGGATCGAGCTGGACGGCCCGGACGACGAGCTGAAGGAGCTCGCGGACACCTTCGACGAGATGCTGGAGCGCCTGGAGCGGGCGTTCAGCGCCCAGCAGCGCTTCGTCGCGAACGCCTCGCACGAGCTGCGCACGCCGCTCGCGATCAACCGCACCCTGCTGGAGGTCCAGCTCTCCGATCCGGAGGCGCCCGTGGAGCTCCAGCAGCTGGGCAAGACGCTGCTGGCGACCAACGAGCGCAGCGAGCAGCTGGTCGAGGGCCTGCTGCTGCTGGCCCGCAGCGACAACCAGATGATCGAGCGCAAGCCCGTGGACCTCGCGGAGGTGGCCTCGCGGGCCGTCGACCAGGTGCACGCGGAGGCCGTGGCCAAGGGCGTGGAGATCCGGGGCGAGCGCGCCCTGGCGGTCGTCCAGGGCAATGGCGTCCTGCTGGAGCGCATCTGCCTGAACCTGGTGCAGAACGGCGTCCGGTACAACCTCCCGGAGGACGGCTGGGTCGACGTCACCACCGAGACCCAGAACGGCCAGGCGGTCCTGGTGGTCACGAACACGGGTCCGGTGGTCCCCGGGTACGAGATCGACAACATTTTCGAGCCATTCCGGCGCCTCCGGCAGGAGCGCACCGGCAGCGACAAGGGCGTCGGCCTCGGCCTGTCGATCGCGCGCTCCGTCGCCCGCGCCCATGGCGGCCGTATCATCGCGGAGCCCCGCGAGGGCGGTGGCCTCGTGATGCGTGTCACTCTGCCGATCTGA
- a CDS encoding response regulator, with protein sequence MTRVLVVDDEPQIVRALVINLKARKYEVDAAPDGATALRLAAERHPDVVVLDLGLPDMDGVEVIKGLRGWTRVPILVLSARQTSDEKVEALDAGADDYVTKPFGMDELLARLRAAVRRAEPVGGGGEDGVVVVETQGFTVDLAAKKVHRDGKDVRLTPTEWHLLEVLVRNSGRLVSQKQLLQEVWGPSYGTETNYLRVYMAQLRRKLEQDPSHPRHFVTEPGMGYRFEH encoded by the coding sequence ATGACCCGGGTCCTGGTGGTCGACGACGAGCCTCAGATCGTCCGCGCCCTGGTGATCAACCTCAAGGCGCGCAAGTACGAGGTCGACGCGGCCCCCGACGGCGCCACCGCCCTCCGGCTCGCCGCCGAGCGCCATCCCGACGTCGTCGTCCTCGACCTCGGGCTGCCCGACATGGACGGCGTCGAGGTCATCAAGGGCCTGCGCGGCTGGACCCGGGTGCCGATTCTGGTGCTCTCCGCTCGCCAGACCTCCGACGAGAAGGTCGAGGCGCTCGACGCGGGCGCCGACGACTACGTCACCAAGCCCTTCGGCATGGACGAGCTGCTCGCCCGGCTGCGCGCGGCGGTCCGCAGGGCCGAGCCGGTCGGCGGCGGTGGCGAGGACGGCGTCGTGGTCGTCGAGACCCAGGGCTTCACGGTCGACCTCGCCGCCAAGAAGGTCCACCGCGACGGCAAGGACGTCCGGCTCACCCCGACCGAGTGGCACCTCCTGGAGGTCCTGGTCCGCAACAGCGGCCGCCTGGTCAGCCAGAAGCAGCTGCTCCAGGAGGTCTGGGGACCCTCGTACGGCACCGAGACGAACTATCTGCGGGTCTACATGGCGCAGCTGCGCCGCAAGCTGGAGCAGGACCCTTCGCACCCGAGGCACTTCGTCACCGAACCGGGCATGGGTTACCGCTTCGAACACTGA
- a CDS encoding DUF3093 domain-containing protein, which produces MQPSAHSPAPSFDERLTAPRSWWVIVALLGISGGLIAFPMGTVPTLGGLIAAGALAAVAVSSYGSARIRVVAGSLVAGDARIPVSALGTSEVLDAEEARAWRTYKADPRAFMLMRSYVGTALRIEVTDPADPTPYVYLSTRDPEGLVAALEAARGEAREAAGAPEAQEA; this is translated from the coding sequence ATGCAGCCTTCCGCACACTCCCCCGCACCCAGCTTCGACGAGCGCCTCACCGCGCCCCGTTCCTGGTGGGTCATCGTCGCCCTGCTCGGGATCTCCGGCGGTCTGATCGCGTTCCCCATGGGTACGGTCCCGACGCTGGGCGGTCTGATCGCGGCGGGGGCGCTGGCCGCGGTGGCGGTGTCCTCGTACGGGTCGGCCCGGATCCGGGTGGTGGCCGGCTCGCTGGTCGCCGGGGACGCGCGCATCCCGGTGTCGGCGCTGGGAACGTCCGAGGTCCTGGACGCCGAGGAGGCACGCGCCTGGCGCACGTACAAGGCGGATCCGCGCGCGTTCATGCTGATGCGCAGCTACGTCGGGACGGCGCTGCGGATCGAGGTCACGGACCCGGCGGACCCGACGCCGTACGTCTACCTGTCCACCCGTGACCCCGAGGGGCTCGTGGCGGCCCTGGAGGCCGCCCGGGGCGAGGCCCGGGAGGCCGCGGGGGCCCCGGAGGCGCAGGAGGCCTAG
- a CDS encoding inositol monophosphatase family protein encodes MTDPLLRELLDLALEAGRRAGALLRDGRPDDLAVAKTKTSPIDVVTEMDIAAEKLITGFLSEHRPHDGFLGEEGAASPGTSGIRWVIDPLDGTVNYLYGLPTWAVSIAAERDGESVVGVVEVPLRGETFHAVLGGGAWLGDRRLAVRPSPELDQALVGTGFAYVQSRRAHQADVAQGLIPRVRDIRRGGSAAIDLCDVAAGRLDAYYERGLNPWDLAAGDLIAREAGALTGGRPGERASGELVLAASEGVFGPLQEYLEEAGAWHD; translated from the coding sequence GTGACCGACCCGCTGCTGCGGGAGCTGCTCGACCTGGCCCTGGAGGCCGGACGCCGAGCCGGCGCGCTGCTGCGCGACGGGCGGCCCGACGACCTGGCCGTGGCGAAGACCAAGACCAGCCCCATCGACGTCGTCACCGAGATGGACATCGCCGCCGAGAAGCTGATCACCGGCTTCCTCTCCGAGCACCGCCCCCACGACGGCTTCCTCGGCGAGGAAGGCGCCGCCAGCCCCGGCACCAGCGGGATCCGCTGGGTGATCGACCCGCTGGACGGCACCGTGAACTATCTCTACGGCCTGCCGACCTGGGCCGTCTCCATCGCCGCCGAGCGCGACGGGGAGAGCGTCGTCGGCGTCGTCGAGGTCCCGCTGCGCGGCGAGACCTTCCACGCCGTCCTCGGCGGCGGCGCCTGGCTGGGCGACCGGCGCCTCGCCGTCCGCCCCTCCCCGGAGCTCGACCAGGCCCTCGTGGGCACCGGCTTCGCGTACGTCCAGAGCCGCCGCGCCCACCAGGCGGACGTCGCCCAGGGCCTCATCCCGCGCGTCCGCGACATCCGCCGCGGCGGCTCCGCGGCGATCGACCTCTGCGACGTCGCCGCGGGCCGCCTCGACGCGTACTACGAGCGCGGCCTCAACCCCTGGGACCTGGCCGCGGGCGACCTCATCGCCCGCGAGGCGGGCGCGCTGACGGGCGGCCGTCCGGGGGAGCGGGCGTCGGGCGAGCTGGTGCTGGCGGCCTCCGAGGGCGTCTTCGGGCCGTTGCAGGAGTACCTGGAGGAAGCCGGGGCCTGGCACGACTGA
- a CDS encoding DUF4193 domain-containing protein, whose protein sequence is MATDYDTPRKTDDDVDSDSLEELKARRNDKSTSTVDVDEFEAAEGLELPGADLSNEELAVRVLPKQADEFTCMSCFLVHHRSQLAREKNGQPICRDCD, encoded by the coding sequence ATGGCAACGGATTACGACACCCCACGCAAGACCGACGACGACGTCGACTCGGACAGCCTTGAAGAACTGAAGGCCCGCCGGAACGACAAGTCGACCTCGACCGTCGACGTCGACGAGTTCGAGGCCGCCGAAGGCCTGGAGCTTCCCGGCGCGGACCTCTCGAACGAAGAGCTGGCCGTCCGGGTCCTGCCCAAGCAGGCCGACGAGTTCACCTGCATGAGCTGCTTCCTCGTGCACCACCGCAGCCAGCTGGCTCGGGAGAAGAACGGTCAGCCGATCTGCCGCGACTGCGACTGA
- a CDS encoding ABC transporter ATP-binding protein codes for MVRIENLKRSYGTGAAAVHALRGVSFDIPRGELVALKGRSGSGKTTLLNLVGGLDSADEGRIVIDGTDLAGLGEEGLLELRRDRIGFIFQSFGLIPILTAAENVGVPMRLRKADPKEREERVALLLALVGLGDHAAQRPGELSGGQQQRVAIARALANRPALLIADEPTGQLDAETGLAVMELLRAVVRSEGCTALVATHDSQLLGLADRVLELRDGEIIEH; via the coding sequence ATGGTCCGGATCGAGAACCTGAAGCGGTCGTACGGCACGGGCGCCGCGGCCGTGCACGCCCTGCGCGGGGTCTCCTTCGACATCCCGCGCGGCGAGCTGGTCGCCCTCAAGGGCCGCTCCGGATCCGGCAAGACCACCCTGCTCAACCTCGTCGGCGGCCTCGACAGCGCGGACGAGGGACGCATCGTCATCGACGGCACCGATCTCGCCGGGCTCGGCGAGGAAGGCCTCCTGGAGCTGCGCCGCGACCGGATCGGATTCATCTTCCAGTCCTTCGGACTCATACCGATCCTGACCGCCGCCGAGAACGTCGGCGTGCCGATGCGGCTGCGCAAGGCCGACCCGAAGGAGCGCGAGGAGCGGGTCGCCCTGCTGCTCGCCCTGGTGGGGCTCGGCGACCACGCCGCCCAGCGCCCGGGAGAGCTCTCCGGCGGTCAGCAGCAGCGCGTCGCCATCGCCCGCGCCCTGGCCAACCGGCCGGCCCTGCTGATCGCCGACGAGCCGACCGGACAGCTCGACGCCGAGACGGGCCTCGCGGTCATGGAGCTGCTGCGGGCCGTCGTGCGCAGCGAGGGCTGCACGGCCCTCGTCGCCACCCACGACTCCCAGCTGCTCGGCCTGGCCGACCGGGTGCTGGAGCTCCGCGACGGCGAGATCATCGAGCACTGA